A single Cucumis melo cultivar AY chromosome 4, USDA_Cmelo_AY_1.0, whole genome shotgun sequence DNA region contains:
- the LOC103502693 gene encoding CDPK-related kinase 7-like isoform X2: protein MGLCHGKPIEQNPKPNSENPNSVIQSETPKTPTSFPFYSPSPLPNLFKNSPANSSLTSTPLRLFKRPFPPPSPAKHIRALLARRHGSVKPNEASIPEGSECDVALDKNFGYSKHFAAHYDLGEEVGRGHFGYTCSARAKKGSFKGQQVAVKIIPKSKMTTAIAIEDVRREVKILRALTGHKNLVQFYDSYEDEENVYVVMELCEGGELLDRILSRGGKYSEEDAKVIMVQILSVVAYCHLQGVVHRDLKPENFLFTSKDETSTLKAIDFGLSDYVKPDERLNDIVGSAYYVAPEVLHRSYGTEADMWSIGVIAYILLCGSRPFWARTESGIFRAVLKADPNFEEAPWPSLSIDAIDFVKRLLNKDYRKRLTAAQALCHPWLADHQDIKIPLDTITFKLVRSYICSSSLRKSALGALAKTLSAVQLGYLQKQFTLLGPNKNGLISMQNFKTALIKNSTEAIKDSRVLDYANVVSSIQYRKLDFEEFCAAAISIYQLEGMENWEQHARHAYDLFDKVGNRPIMIEELASELGLSPSVPVHVVLQDWIRHSDGKLSFLGFVRLLHGVSSRAFQKA, encoded by the exons ATGGGGCTCTGTCATGGAAAGCCCATTGAACAAAACCCAAAACCCAATTCTGAAAACCCCAATTCAGTGATTCAATCTGAAACCCCCAAAACCCCAACCAGTTTCCCATTCTATAGCCCCAGTCCTCTGCCCAATCTCTTCAAGAACTCTCCGGCCAACTCCAGCCTCACCTCCACCCCTCTCCGCCTTTTCAAGCGCCCCTTCCCGCCGCCATCTCCGGCCAAGCACATTCGGGCTCTTCTCGCTCGCCGCCATGGCTCCGTCAAACCCAATGAGGCATCTATCCCCGAAGGAAGCGAGTGCGATGTAGCCTTGGATAAGAACTTCGGCTACTCCAAGCACTTTGCCGCTCACTATGACCTTGGTGAAGAAGTGGGTCGCGGCCATTTCGGCTATACTTGCTCTGCCAGGGCTAAAAAAGGCTCCTTCAAAGGCCAACAAGTCGCTGTCAAAATCATCCCCAAATCCAAG ATGACTACTGCAATAGCTATAGAGGATGTGAGAAGGGAAGTGAAGATACTGCGGGCCCTCACTGGACATAAAAACTTGGTGCAGTTCTATGATTCatatgaagatgaagaaaatgTCTACGTTGTGATGGA GTTATGCGAAGGAGGTGAACTTCTTGATAGGATACTTTCGAG GGGTGGCAAGTACTCAGAGGAAGATGCAAAAGTTATTATGGTTCAGATTTTGAGTGTGGTCGCTTACTGTCACCTTCAAGGTGTGGTTCATCGTGACCTCAAGCCTGAG aattttctttttacatCAAAAGATGAGACTTCCACTCTTAAAGCTATTGATTTCGGGCTGTCTGATTATGTAAAACCAG ATGAGAGATTGAATGACATTGTAGGAAGTGCTTATTATGTTGCTCCTGAAGTTTTACATAGATCATATGGAACCGAGGCAGACATGTGGAGTATTGGTGTAATTGCTTATATTCTCTTGTGTGGAAGTCGACCATTTTGGGCTCGAACAGAATCTGGTATTTTTCGAGCTGTTTTAAAGGCAGATCCGAACTTCGAGGAAGCCCCATGGCCTAGTTTATCTATTGATGCAATTGATTTTGTGAAGAGACTGTTGAACAAAGACTATCGCAAGAGATTGACTGCTGCTCAGGCCCTGT GCCATCCGTGGTTAGCTGATCACCAAGATATCAAGATACCATTGGATACGATTACTTTCAAGCTTGTCAGAAGTTATATTTGCTCATCTTCACTGCGCAAATCAGCATTGGGT GCTCTTGCAAAGACATTAAGTGCTGTTCAACTAGGTTATCTTCAGAAGCAATTTACACTGTTGGGGCCTAACAAGAATGGGCTCATTTCCATGCAAAACTTCAAGACG GCTTTAATTAAGAACTCAACAGAAGCAATAAAGGATTCGAGAGTTCTTGATTATGCCAACGTG GTTAGTTCCATTCAGTACAGAAAATTAGACTTTGAAGAATTCTGTGCGGCTGCCATAAGTATATATCAACTAGAGGGAATGGAGAACTGGGAGCAACATGCCCGACATGCTTACGATCTTTTTGACAAGGTTGGGAACCGACCAATAATGATTGAGGAACTTGCCTCG GAACTTGGACTTAGTCCTTCGGTACCGGTCCATGTGGTTCTCCAAGACTGGATCAGACACTCAGATGGGAAGCTTAGCTTCCTGGGATTTGTCAGACTTCTACATGGTGTCTCTTCTCGCGCATTTCAAAaggcataa
- the LOC103502693 gene encoding CDPK-related kinase 7-like isoform X1, translating into MGLCHGKPIEQNPKPNSENPNSVIQSETPKTPTSFPFYSPSPLPNLFKNSPANSSLTSTPLRLFKRPFPPPSPAKHIRALLARRHGSVKPNEASIPEGSECDVALDKNFGYSKHFAAHYDLGEEVGRGHFGYTCSARAKKGSFKGQQVAVKIIPKSKMTTAIAIEDVRREVKILRALTGHKNLVQFYDSYEDEENVYVVMELCEGGELLDRILSRGGKYSEEDAKVIMVQILSVVAYCHLQGVVHRDLKPENFLFTSKDETSTLKAIDFGLSDYVKPGLDSELLFLSNHLFEIRLQISDILILYTDERLNDIVGSAYYVAPEVLHRSYGTEADMWSIGVIAYILLCGSRPFWARTESGIFRAVLKADPNFEEAPWPSLSIDAIDFVKRLLNKDYRKRLTAAQALCHPWLADHQDIKIPLDTITFKLVRSYICSSSLRKSALGALAKTLSAVQLGYLQKQFTLLGPNKNGLISMQNFKTALIKNSTEAIKDSRVLDYANVVSSIQYRKLDFEEFCAAAISIYQLEGMENWEQHARHAYDLFDKVGNRPIMIEELASELGLSPSVPVHVVLQDWIRHSDGKLSFLGFVRLLHGVSSRAFQKA; encoded by the exons ATGGGGCTCTGTCATGGAAAGCCCATTGAACAAAACCCAAAACCCAATTCTGAAAACCCCAATTCAGTGATTCAATCTGAAACCCCCAAAACCCCAACCAGTTTCCCATTCTATAGCCCCAGTCCTCTGCCCAATCTCTTCAAGAACTCTCCGGCCAACTCCAGCCTCACCTCCACCCCTCTCCGCCTTTTCAAGCGCCCCTTCCCGCCGCCATCTCCGGCCAAGCACATTCGGGCTCTTCTCGCTCGCCGCCATGGCTCCGTCAAACCCAATGAGGCATCTATCCCCGAAGGAAGCGAGTGCGATGTAGCCTTGGATAAGAACTTCGGCTACTCCAAGCACTTTGCCGCTCACTATGACCTTGGTGAAGAAGTGGGTCGCGGCCATTTCGGCTATACTTGCTCTGCCAGGGCTAAAAAAGGCTCCTTCAAAGGCCAACAAGTCGCTGTCAAAATCATCCCCAAATCCAAG ATGACTACTGCAATAGCTATAGAGGATGTGAGAAGGGAAGTGAAGATACTGCGGGCCCTCACTGGACATAAAAACTTGGTGCAGTTCTATGATTCatatgaagatgaagaaaatgTCTACGTTGTGATGGA GTTATGCGAAGGAGGTGAACTTCTTGATAGGATACTTTCGAG GGGTGGCAAGTACTCAGAGGAAGATGCAAAAGTTATTATGGTTCAGATTTTGAGTGTGGTCGCTTACTGTCACCTTCAAGGTGTGGTTCATCGTGACCTCAAGCCTGAG aattttctttttacatCAAAAGATGAGACTTCCACTCTTAAAGCTATTGATTTCGGGCTGTCTGATTATGTAAAACCAGGTCTGGACTCTGAACTCTTGTTTTTATCCAACCATCTATTTGAAATTAGACTGCAGATTTCTGACATTTTGATCCTTTATACAGATGAGAGATTGAATGACATTGTAGGAAGTGCTTATTATGTTGCTCCTGAAGTTTTACATAGATCATATGGAACCGAGGCAGACATGTGGAGTATTGGTGTAATTGCTTATATTCTCTTGTGTGGAAGTCGACCATTTTGGGCTCGAACAGAATCTGGTATTTTTCGAGCTGTTTTAAAGGCAGATCCGAACTTCGAGGAAGCCCCATGGCCTAGTTTATCTATTGATGCAATTGATTTTGTGAAGAGACTGTTGAACAAAGACTATCGCAAGAGATTGACTGCTGCTCAGGCCCTGT GCCATCCGTGGTTAGCTGATCACCAAGATATCAAGATACCATTGGATACGATTACTTTCAAGCTTGTCAGAAGTTATATTTGCTCATCTTCACTGCGCAAATCAGCATTGGGT GCTCTTGCAAAGACATTAAGTGCTGTTCAACTAGGTTATCTTCAGAAGCAATTTACACTGTTGGGGCCTAACAAGAATGGGCTCATTTCCATGCAAAACTTCAAGACG GCTTTAATTAAGAACTCAACAGAAGCAATAAAGGATTCGAGAGTTCTTGATTATGCCAACGTG GTTAGTTCCATTCAGTACAGAAAATTAGACTTTGAAGAATTCTGTGCGGCTGCCATAAGTATATATCAACTAGAGGGAATGGAGAACTGGGAGCAACATGCCCGACATGCTTACGATCTTTTTGACAAGGTTGGGAACCGACCAATAATGATTGAGGAACTTGCCTCG GAACTTGGACTTAGTCCTTCGGTACCGGTCCATGTGGTTCTCCAAGACTGGATCAGACACTCAGATGGGAAGCTTAGCTTCCTGGGATTTGTCAGACTTCTACATGGTGTCTCTTCTCGCGCATTTCAAAaggcataa
- the LOC103502693 gene encoding CDPK-related kinase 1-like isoform X3, with product MIFFCVMRGILRLENFCYDEMFVEPLLLLAFKMTTAIAIEDVRREVKILRALTGHKNLVQFYDSYEDEENVYVVMELCEGGELLDRILSRGGKYSEEDAKVIMVQILSVVAYCHLQGVVHRDLKPENFLFTSKDETSTLKAIDFGLSDYVKPDERLNDIVGSAYYVAPEVLHRSYGTEADMWSIGVIAYILLCGSRPFWARTESGIFRAVLKADPNFEEAPWPSLSIDAIDFVKRLLNKDYRKRLTAAQALCHPWLADHQDIKIPLDTITFKLVRSYICSSSLRKSALGALAKTLSAVQLGYLQKQFTLLGPNKNGLISMQNFKTALIKNSTEAIKDSRVLDYANVVSSIQYRKLDFEEFCAAAISIYQLEGMENWEQHARHAYDLFDKVGNRPIMIEELASELGLSPSVPVHVVLQDWIRHSDGKLSFLGFVRLLHGVSSRAFQKA from the exons ATgattttcttttgtgtaatgCGGGGAATTTTGAGGTTGGAGAATTTTTGCTATGATGAAATGTTCGTGGAGCCCCTTCTTTTATTAGCATTTAAG ATGACTACTGCAATAGCTATAGAGGATGTGAGAAGGGAAGTGAAGATACTGCGGGCCCTCACTGGACATAAAAACTTGGTGCAGTTCTATGATTCatatgaagatgaagaaaatgTCTACGTTGTGATGGA GTTATGCGAAGGAGGTGAACTTCTTGATAGGATACTTTCGAG GGGTGGCAAGTACTCAGAGGAAGATGCAAAAGTTATTATGGTTCAGATTTTGAGTGTGGTCGCTTACTGTCACCTTCAAGGTGTGGTTCATCGTGACCTCAAGCCTGAG aattttctttttacatCAAAAGATGAGACTTCCACTCTTAAAGCTATTGATTTCGGGCTGTCTGATTATGTAAAACCAG ATGAGAGATTGAATGACATTGTAGGAAGTGCTTATTATGTTGCTCCTGAAGTTTTACATAGATCATATGGAACCGAGGCAGACATGTGGAGTATTGGTGTAATTGCTTATATTCTCTTGTGTGGAAGTCGACCATTTTGGGCTCGAACAGAATCTGGTATTTTTCGAGCTGTTTTAAAGGCAGATCCGAACTTCGAGGAAGCCCCATGGCCTAGTTTATCTATTGATGCAATTGATTTTGTGAAGAGACTGTTGAACAAAGACTATCGCAAGAGATTGACTGCTGCTCAGGCCCTGT GCCATCCGTGGTTAGCTGATCACCAAGATATCAAGATACCATTGGATACGATTACTTTCAAGCTTGTCAGAAGTTATATTTGCTCATCTTCACTGCGCAAATCAGCATTGGGT GCTCTTGCAAAGACATTAAGTGCTGTTCAACTAGGTTATCTTCAGAAGCAATTTACACTGTTGGGGCCTAACAAGAATGGGCTCATTTCCATGCAAAACTTCAAGACG GCTTTAATTAAGAACTCAACAGAAGCAATAAAGGATTCGAGAGTTCTTGATTATGCCAACGTG GTTAGTTCCATTCAGTACAGAAAATTAGACTTTGAAGAATTCTGTGCGGCTGCCATAAGTATATATCAACTAGAGGGAATGGAGAACTGGGAGCAACATGCCCGACATGCTTACGATCTTTTTGACAAGGTTGGGAACCGACCAATAATGATTGAGGAACTTGCCTCG GAACTTGGACTTAGTCCTTCGGTACCGGTCCATGTGGTTCTCCAAGACTGGATCAGACACTCAGATGGGAAGCTTAGCTTCCTGGGATTTGTCAGACTTCTACATGGTGTCTCTTCTCGCGCATTTCAAAaggcataa